A window of the Gemmatimonadota bacterium genome harbors these coding sequences:
- the ftsE gene encoding cell division ATP-binding protein FtsE gives MIRFSHVTKQYPKGGPAIDDVSFHVNRGEFVFLTGPSGAGKSTVLKLIYVEERPSHGEVKVAGQSSATLTPRQIPALRRRLGVVFQDFRLLEDRTAEQNVAFALEVIGTPQENIGPKVARVLTQVGLAAKATALPHELSGGEQQRVAIARALVNDPLVLLADEPTGNLDDRATRGIFQLLKEINATGTAVLMATHDLATVKAHAFRTLEMNRGKLVYDTGAEHPVPADEFDPPVPDPTGATP, from the coding sequence ATGATCCGCTTCTCCCACGTCACGAAGCAGTACCCGAAGGGCGGCCCCGCGATCGATGACGTCTCCTTCCACGTCAATCGCGGGGAGTTCGTCTTCCTGACCGGTCCCTCGGGCGCGGGCAAGAGCACGGTGCTCAAGCTCATCTACGTCGAGGAACGCCCCTCGCACGGCGAGGTGAAGGTCGCCGGCCAGAGTTCGGCGACGCTGACCCCCAGGCAGATCCCCGCGCTCCGCCGCCGGCTCGGCGTCGTCTTCCAGGACTTCCGGCTCCTCGAGGACCGCACGGCCGAGCAGAACGTGGCGTTCGCCCTCGAGGTGATCGGCACGCCGCAGGAGAACATCGGCCCCAAGGTCGCGCGCGTGCTCACGCAGGTGGGGCTCGCCGCCAAGGCGACCGCCCTCCCGCACGAACTCTCCGGCGGCGAGCAGCAGCGCGTCGCCATCGCGCGCGCGCTCGTGAACGACCCGCTCGTCCTCCTCGCCGACGAGCCCACCGGCAACCTCGACGACCGCGCGACGCGCGGGATCTTCCAGCTGCTCAAGGAGATCAACGCGACCGGCACCGCCGTGCTCATGGCGACGCACGACCTGGCGACGGTGAAGGCGCACGCCTTCCGCACCCTCGAGATGAACCGCGGCAAGCTCGTGTACGACACGGGCGCCGAGCACCCCGTCCCTGCGGACGAGTTCGACCCGCCGGTCCCCGACCCCACGGGAGCGACGCCATGA
- a CDS encoding ABC transporter permease, with the protein MNLALREALRAFQRAPMLSALSVTTIAFSLFAFGLFGLVALNLRSALADIEERVEIRGFVAEGTNPEATAAAVGDIGAFPEVASVRMVSEVQALDRARRELGEFEDVFEAGILPASIEVRLKEGFRDPTHVRAIATRLEVYDFIDDIRYGEEWVEKLHRLRTIATAVGVSLGLTFALVAIIIIGSTIRMAVLARSREIRIMRLVGATNGFIRAPFLIEGFLKGLLGGVLALALTWVTFQFVGQYVVQATYFNGGAAVLGVIGGALIGLLGSAASVGRHLRRV; encoded by the coding sequence ATGAACCTCGCCCTCCGTGAGGCGCTCCGCGCCTTCCAGCGCGCGCCGATGCTCAGCGCGCTCAGCGTCACCACCATCGCCTTCTCCCTCTTCGCGTTCGGTCTCTTCGGGCTCGTCGCGCTCAACCTGCGCTCGGCCCTCGCCGACATCGAGGAGCGCGTCGAGATCCGCGGCTTCGTCGCCGAGGGGACCAACCCCGAGGCGACCGCCGCGGCGGTGGGCGACATCGGCGCCTTCCCCGAGGTCGCGAGCGTCCGCATGGTCTCCGAGGTGCAGGCCCTCGACCGCGCGCGCCGCGAGCTCGGCGAGTTCGAGGACGTCTTCGAGGCGGGGATCCTGCCGGCGTCGATCGAGGTGCGGTTGAAGGAGGGGTTCCGCGACCCCACCCACGTCCGCGCCATCGCCACGCGCCTCGAGGTCTACGACTTCATCGACGACATCCGGTACGGCGAGGAGTGGGTCGAGAAGCTGCATCGCCTGCGCACCATCGCCACCGCCGTCGGCGTCTCGCTCGGCCTCACCTTCGCGCTCGTCGCGATCATCATCATCGGCTCGACGATCCGCATGGCGGTGCTCGCGCGCAGCCGCGAGATCCGCATCATGCGGCTCGTCGGCGCGACCAACGGCTTCATCCGGGCGCCGTTCCTCATCGAGGGCTTCCTCAAGGGACTCTTGGGCGGCGTGCTCGCGCTCGCGCTCACCTGGGTGACCTTCCAGTTCGTCGGGCAGTACGTGGTGCAGGCGACCTACTTCAATGGCGGCGCCGCGGTGCTCGGCGTGATCGGCGGCGCGCTCATCGGGCTGCTCGGCAGCGCCGCGAGCGTCGGCCGGCACCTGCGGCGGGTCTGA
- a CDS encoding peptidoglycan DD-metalloendopeptidase family protein codes for MRVRVRALLLAVALLVAAAPGRALQAQGGGLPPSAAQAAERLRQEQAELERLRAERTELEQRMRRLQSNARDVSAERANIERQAQATSRVVRSLDQQLGSLVEEVENVNVSLARTQDELLIKRATLRRRVQEIYKRGPLYAFEALLSAESFGALVARYKYLHLVAQRDRALVKRVEALSGQISAQRFLLVRLRSDMETNRKQKAEEEARLRRLELQRGRTLAQIQQQAKQAEDRLKQVQRDEQRLAGVIAALEESRRRAESRPNAAPAPRTLTTADIGQLDWPVQGTIVYRFGRFMYPGSTTSGRWNGVGIGAPLGTPVKAVQAGDVALAEQSGTYGMMVIIQHGGGAYSIYSSLQTASVRRGQKVAKGDVIGTVGQSDPELPPRLHFEMRPKDGVAVDPLEWLRRQR; via the coding sequence ATGCGGGTGCGGGTGCGCGCGCTCCTCCTCGCGGTCGCGCTCCTCGTCGCGGCCGCGCCCGGCCGCGCACTGCAGGCACAGGGCGGCGGACTCCCGCCGTCCGCGGCGCAGGCCGCCGAGCGCCTGCGCCAGGAGCAGGCCGAACTCGAGCGCCTCCGCGCCGAGCGCACCGAGCTGGAGCAGCGCATGCGCCGGCTCCAGTCCAACGCGCGCGACGTCTCGGCCGAGCGCGCGAACATCGAGCGGCAGGCGCAGGCCACGTCACGCGTGGTGCGGTCCCTCGACCAGCAGCTCGGCTCGCTGGTGGAGGAGGTGGAGAACGTCAACGTGAGCCTCGCGCGCACGCAGGACGAGCTGCTCATCAAGCGCGCCACGCTCCGCCGACGCGTGCAGGAGATCTACAAGCGCGGACCGCTCTACGCCTTCGAGGCGCTGCTCTCCGCCGAGTCGTTCGGCGCGCTCGTCGCGCGCTACAAGTACCTGCACCTCGTCGCGCAGCGCGACCGCGCGCTCGTGAAGCGCGTGGAGGCGTTGAGCGGCCAGATCAGCGCCCAGCGCTTCCTGCTCGTGCGCCTCCGCTCGGACATGGAGACCAACCGCAAGCAGAAGGCGGAGGAGGAGGCGCGCCTCCGGCGTCTCGAGCTGCAGCGCGGCCGCACGCTCGCGCAGATCCAGCAGCAGGCGAAGCAGGCCGAGGACCGGTTGAAGCAGGTGCAGCGCGACGAGCAGCGGCTGGCGGGGGTGATCGCGGCCCTCGAGGAATCGCGTCGGCGCGCCGAGTCGCGTCCGAACGCCGCGCCGGCCCCGCGCACGCTGACGACCGCCGACATCGGGCAGCTCGACTGGCCCGTGCAGGGCACGATCGTCTATCGGTTCGGACGGTTCATGTACCCGGGCAGCACCACCTCGGGCCGCTGGAACGGCGTGGGCATCGGTGCGCCGCTCGGCACGCCGGTGAAGGCCGTGCAGGCGGGCGACGTGGCGCTCGCGGAGCAGTCGGGCACGTATGGGATGATGGTGATCATCCAGCACGGCGGCGGCGCGTACTCGATCTACTCGTCACTCCAGACGGCGAGCGTGCGGCGTGGCCAGAAGGTGGCGAAGGGCGACGTGATCGGCACGGTGGGGCAGTCCGATCCCGAGCTGCCGCCACGACTGCACTTCGAGATGCGACCGAAGGATGGGGTGGCGGTGGATCCGCTCGAGTGGTTGCGGAGGCAGAGGTGA